Proteins encoded within one genomic window of Bradyrhizobium sp. CB1717:
- the fliM gene encoding flagellar motor switch protein FliM: MAGNEQMDQDAIAAQWEASLDSEDPAEAAKAAAENELSETMALQWAAMVEDGSRDLGSGKNSGERVLSQEEIDNLLGFTVGDVTLDDHSGIRAIIDSAMVSYERLPMLEIVFDRLVRLLTTSLRNFTSDNVEVSLDRITSVRFGDYMNSIPLPAVLSVFKAEEWENFGMATVDSNLIYSMIDVLLGGRRGTSQLRIEGRPYTTIETELVKRLVEVVLADAEQAFRPLSPVTFTIDRLETNPRFAAISRPANAAILVRLRIDMEDRGGNIELLLPYATIEPIRGVLLQMFMGEKFGRDPIWEGHFATEINQAEIAVDAVLYEADIPLKQLMRLKVGDTLPLDMRADANVTVRCGDVTLTEGRMGRVGDRVAIRVTKPLRKPSTTLAMFEKVDEQNKMMEAP, encoded by the coding sequence ATGGCCGGCAACGAGCAAATGGACCAGGATGCGATTGCCGCCCAATGGGAGGCGTCGCTCGATTCCGAGGATCCCGCGGAGGCCGCGAAGGCCGCTGCCGAAAACGAGCTGTCGGAGACCATGGCCCTGCAATGGGCGGCCATGGTCGAGGACGGCAGCCGCGATCTCGGCAGCGGCAAGAATTCCGGCGAGCGGGTGCTGTCGCAGGAGGAGATCGACAATCTCCTCGGCTTCACCGTCGGTGACGTCACGCTCGACGACCACTCCGGCATTCGCGCGATCATCGATTCGGCGATGGTCTCCTACGAGCGTCTGCCGATGCTCGAAATCGTCTTCGACCGCCTGGTGCGGCTGTTGACGACCTCCTTGCGCAATTTCACCTCCGACAACGTCGAAGTCTCGCTCGACCGCATCACCTCGGTGCGCTTCGGCGACTACATGAACTCGATCCCGCTGCCCGCCGTGCTCTCGGTGTTCAAGGCCGAAGAGTGGGAAAACTTCGGCATGGCGACGGTCGATTCCAACCTGATCTACTCGATGATCGACGTGCTGCTCGGCGGCCGCCGCGGCACCAGCCAGCTCCGCATCGAGGGCCGGCCCTACACCACGATCGAGACCGAGCTGGTCAAGCGCCTGGTCGAGGTGGTGCTGGCCGATGCCGAGCAGGCGTTCCGGCCGCTGTCGCCCGTGACCTTCACGATCGACCGGCTTGAGACCAATCCGCGCTTCGCCGCGATCAGCCGTCCCGCCAACGCCGCGATCCTGGTGCGCCTGCGCATCGACATGGAAGACCGCGGCGGCAATATCGAGCTGCTGCTGCCTTACGCGACCATCGAACCCATCAGGGGCGTGCTGCTCCAGATGTTCATGGGCGAAAAGTTCGGCCGCGACCCGATCTGGGAGGGCCATTTCGCCACCGAGATCAACCAGGCCGAGATCGCCGTCGATGCCGTGCTCTACGAGGCCGATATTCCGCTCAAGCAGCTGATGCGGCTGAAGGTCGGCGACACGCTGCCGCTCGACATGCGCGCCGATGCCAACGTGACCGTGCGCTGCGGCGACGTCACGCTGACCGAGGGGCGGATGGGCCGGGTCGGCGACCGTGTCGCGATCCGCGTGACGAAACCCCTGCGCAAGCCAAGTACGACACTTGCGATGTTCGAGAAGGTGGACGAGCAGAACAAGATGATGGAGGCCCCATGA
- a CDS encoding DUF6468 domain-containing protein yields MNHSLGMAIETLVAILLMLTIGYCILLNKRLTRLKADEHSLKAVIAELITATEIAERAIGGLKLAVRDVNENLGSQLAAATQMSDQLYKQLGEADNVVRRLSKIAIAARPVTNPETVSAPVAKPSSAKAVAAAAEAFSERRRSNGLAA; encoded by the coding sequence ATGAACCACTCCCTGGGAATGGCGATCGAGACGCTGGTGGCTATCTTGCTGATGCTCACGATCGGCTACTGTATCCTGCTGAACAAGCGCCTGACGCGGCTGAAGGCGGACGAGCATTCGCTGAAGGCGGTCATCGCCGAGCTGATCACCGCGACCGAGATCGCCGAGCGCGCGATCGGCGGGCTGAAGCTCGCCGTGCGGGACGTCAACGAGAACCTCGGCAGCCAGCTCGCGGCGGCGACCCAGATGTCGGACCAGCTCTACAAGCAGCTCGGCGAAGCCGACAACGTGGTGCGGCGCCTGTCCAAGATCGCAATCGCCGCGCGGCCCGTGACCAATCCGGAAACGGTATCCGCGCCCGTAGCCAAGCCGTCGTCGGCGAAGGCGGTGGCGGCTGCAGCCGAAGCCTTCTCTGAGCGCCGTCGATCCAACGGCCTTGCCGCATGA
- a CDS encoding flagellar protein FlbB, which yields MKSFRNIRVIPVVLVAVAGLATLKVAGLMINGGYVFDYQPKQVKKSWAQENLNFPTGREDPDITGSTHGAPKEAPKPAAPETKPEGTVVKVEEGQPQVSASERAILERLQARRQEIEARQREIDIRESLLKSAEKRIENKVEEMKAVETRISATQAEQKAAEAQRMKGLVTMYEGMKPKDAARVFDRLEMGVLIEIASAIAPRKMSDILGLMSPEAAERLTVEMARRANGGGDQSASAGDLPKIDGKPTQKPN from the coding sequence ATGAAGTCCTTTCGTAACATCCGCGTCATTCCGGTCGTCCTGGTCGCCGTCGCAGGTCTCGCCACGCTCAAGGTCGCGGGCCTCATGATCAATGGCGGCTATGTCTTCGACTACCAGCCGAAACAGGTCAAAAAGTCCTGGGCGCAGGAGAATCTGAACTTCCCGACCGGTCGCGAGGACCCTGACATCACCGGCTCGACCCATGGCGCTCCGAAGGAGGCGCCGAAGCCCGCCGCGCCCGAGACCAAGCCCGAAGGCACCGTGGTGAAGGTGGAGGAAGGCCAGCCGCAGGTCTCGGCCTCGGAACGCGCGATCCTCGAGCGACTGCAGGCGCGCCGCCAGGAGATCGAGGCCCGCCAGCGCGAGATCGACATCCGCGAAAGCCTGCTCAAATCCGCCGAGAAGCGCATCGAGAACAAGGTCGAGGAGATGAAGGCGGTGGAAACCCGCATCTCCGCGACCCAGGCCGAGCAGAAGGCCGCCGAAGCCCAGCGCATGAAGGGCCTCGTCACCATGTATGAGGGCATGAAGCCGAAGGACGCCGCGCGGGTGTTCGACCGGCTGGAGATGGGCGTGCTGATCGAGATCGCCTCGGCGATCGCGCCGCGAAAGATGTCGGACATCCTCGGATTGATGTCGCCGGAGGCCGCCGAGCGGCTCACGGTCGAGATGGCCCGCCGCGCCAATGGCGGCGGCGATCAATCCGCCTCGGCTGGCGACCTGCCCAAGATCGACGGCAAGCCGACGCAAAAGCCGAATTGA
- a CDS encoding tetratricopeptide repeat protein produces MAREAAAGFVSRARALVRGLSRHARKAPVLAACLLIGLTVPAGAADPIRGEASFSAGGGFARLVIKLGEDVPSEVTTAGSILIIRFDRPVDVPVDRVPEGAPDYVNSARRDPDGGAIRLSLARRVTVNTMNAGERTFVDLLPEGWKGPPPSLPMDVVKELAERARLAERALRAQRAAAETKKRPQIRVRASVQPTFVRFVFEMPDGVGVSSVLNEQKLTLMFNANLNFDLADAVVAAPPNVASIKQKADIDQTSVEIALIGDSDVHSFRDDKNYVVDVSFQPDKGKTAMTPEAAIAQAKPAGHAPAPAPEKPAAEKPKEVRREITPPTSETIARDAKIEVKPEVPAAMPVAEAPKPAPAPATEAAHAAEAPKEVARPAPVAEAPAAPAVPAMAEAPKELVKEVAKEPVKEAAKAEAPTPQPAVASVDARRDSDGLRVTFPLQVSTAAAAFRRGDTIWLVFDTPKPIDVEAIRTKGGAMIGEVGRVPLDKGQAVRIRLTRPLVYSLTSEEVGKETNWLLTLADKIQATPLPLMMSRNITDPALANIAIPFANPGQLHKLTDPDAGDTLYIVTAQRPVRGFIKRQDLVDLSLLESAHGIAIRPNSDDIGVEVGSDKVILGKKGGLTLSPVDISAERAPTAVRPIFSPEGWRKGQSENFWTRQSDLVMAISAVDPAQRSLPRLDLAQFYMSRAMYHEAKAVTELMLADPLNKEESGALIMHAIASILIGRPAQGLKDLANPVIGNSHDSLLWKALAYARQGKWADAREKFKNVEFAIASLPLDIQRIVTMDAMRASLEVKDYAGASKRRSELEVVGVSPEAAPGFAVLRGRLAEALGHDKDALDDYKFAVASSDRLAAAEAKQLEVALRQKRDEIGKEDALRELETLSMTWRGDAIEVKTLQMLSQLYAANGRYRDALTAARTATRLQPNAEASRQAQDLASELFTQIFLGPKGDELPVVEALGMFYEFRELTPIGRRGDELIRRLADRLASIDLLDQAAELLQYQVDHRLEGAARAQVAARLSMIYLANRRPDKAISALRASRISDLSGELRQQRLLLEARAQSDVGRHDLALDIVSNVSGREVLRLRSDIFWAARRWRESAEQIELYYGERFRDFKPLNAVEKSDIIRAAVGYALADDSIGLSRFREKYAPLMSESADRLAFDIASKPAAASSAEFAEIAKLAASVDTLDGFLREMKQRFPDATARAPASPQARDESDHTGSLPTIPAVRQIKMTR; encoded by the coding sequence ATGGCGCGAGAGGCTGCCGCTGGATTTGTGTCGCGAGCCCGCGCCTTGGTGCGGGGATTGTCGCGTCATGCCCGCAAGGCGCCGGTGCTGGCAGCCTGCTTGCTGATCGGCCTCACGGTGCCAGCCGGAGCCGCCGATCCGATCCGCGGCGAGGCGAGTTTTTCGGCCGGCGGCGGCTTTGCCCGTCTTGTCATCAAGCTCGGCGAGGATGTTCCGTCCGAGGTGACGACGGCCGGCTCCATCCTCATCATCCGCTTCGACCGTCCCGTCGACGTTCCCGTCGACCGCGTTCCGGAAGGCGCGCCCGACTACGTCAACTCCGCCCGCCGCGACCCCGACGGCGGCGCCATCCGTCTGTCGCTGGCGCGACGCGTCACCGTCAACACCATGAATGCCGGCGAGCGCACCTTCGTCGACCTGCTGCCGGAGGGCTGGAAGGGGCCGCCGCCGAGCCTGCCCATGGACGTGGTCAAGGAACTTGCCGAGCGCGCGCGTCTCGCCGAACGTGCCTTGCGCGCCCAGCGCGCCGCGGCCGAGACCAAGAAGCGACCGCAGATCCGTGTCCGCGCCTCGGTGCAGCCGACCTTCGTGCGCTTCGTGTTCGAGATGCCCGACGGCGTCGGCGTGTCCTCCGTGCTCAACGAGCAGAAGCTCACGCTGATGTTCAACGCCAACCTCAATTTCGACCTCGCGGACGCCGTCGTCGCCGCGCCGCCGAACGTCGCCTCGATCAAGCAGAAGGCCGACATCGACCAGACCAGTGTCGAGATCGCGCTGATCGGCGATTCCGACGTGCACTCCTTCCGCGACGACAAGAACTACGTCGTCGACGTCTCCTTCCAGCCGGACAAGGGCAAGACGGCCATGACGCCGGAGGCGGCGATCGCGCAGGCCAAGCCCGCGGGCCATGCACCGGCGCCTGCGCCGGAAAAGCCGGCTGCCGAGAAGCCGAAGGAGGTTCGCCGCGAGATTACGCCGCCGACATCGGAGACGATCGCGCGCGACGCCAAGATCGAAGTGAAGCCGGAAGTGCCCGCCGCGATGCCGGTCGCCGAAGCACCGAAGCCGGCGCCGGCTCCCGCGACCGAGGCTGCGCACGCCGCGGAAGCGCCCAAGGAGGTGGCGAGGCCAGCGCCTGTTGCCGAAGCTCCGGCTGCGCCTGCCGTTCCCGCAATGGCCGAGGCGCCCAAAGAGCTCGTGAAGGAAGTGGCGAAGGAGCCGGTCAAGGAAGCCGCCAAGGCCGAGGCGCCGACGCCGCAGCCCGCTGTCGCCAGCGTCGATGCGCGCCGCGACAGCGATGGCCTTCGCGTCACGTTCCCGCTGCAGGTTTCGACCGCTGCGGCGGCGTTCCGCCGCGGCGATACCATCTGGCTGGTGTTCGACACGCCGAAGCCGATCGACGTCGAGGCGATCCGCACCAAGGGCGGCGCGATGATCGGCGAGGTCGGACGCGTGCCACTCGACAAGGGACAGGCGGTGCGCATCCGTCTCACCCGGCCGCTGGTCTACTCGCTGACGAGCGAGGAGGTCGGCAAGGAGACCAACTGGCTGCTGACCCTCGCCGACAAGATCCAGGCAACGCCGCTGCCGCTGATGATGTCGCGCAACATCACCGATCCCGCACTCGCCAACATCGCGATCCCCTTTGCCAACCCGGGCCAGCTGCACAAGCTGACCGATCCCGACGCCGGCGACACGCTCTACATCGTCACCGCGCAGCGGCCGGTGCGCGGCTTCATCAAGCGGCAGGACCTCGTCGATCTCTCGCTGCTGGAGTCCGCGCACGGCATCGCGATCCGGCCGAACTCCGACGACATCGGCGTCGAGGTCGGCTCCGACAAGGTCATCCTCGGCAAGAAGGGTGGGCTGACGCTGTCGCCGGTCGACATCTCCGCCGAGCGCGCGCCGACCGCAGTGCGCCCGATCTTCAGCCCGGAAGGCTGGCGCAAGGGGCAGTCGGAGAATTTCTGGACGCGGCAGAGCGATCTGGTCATGGCGATCTCCGCGGTCGATCCCGCACAGCGCTCGCTGCCGCGGCTCGACCTCGCGCAGTTCTACATGTCCCGCGCGATGTATCATGAAGCCAAGGCCGTGACCGAATTGATGCTGGCCGATCCGCTCAACAAGGAGGAGAGCGGTGCGCTGATCATGCACGCGATCGCGAGCATCCTGATCGGCCGGCCGGCGCAAGGCCTGAAGGACCTCGCCAATCCTGTAATCGGCAACAGCCATGACTCCCTGCTGTGGAAGGCGCTCGCTTATGCGCGTCAGGGCAAATGGGCGGACGCGCGCGAGAAGTTCAAGAACGTCGAATTCGCCATCGCCTCGCTGCCGCTCGACATCCAGCGCATCGTGACCATGGACGCGATGCGGGCTTCGCTCGAAGTGAAGGACTATGCCGGCGCCTCGAAGCGCCGCAGCGAGCTCGAGGTCGTCGGCGTCTCGCCGGAGGCGGCACCCGGCTTTGCGGTGTTGCGCGGCCGGCTCGCCGAGGCGCTCGGCCACGACAAGGATGCGCTCGACGACTACAAATTCGCGGTCGCCTCGAGCGATCGTCTGGCTGCGGCAGAGGCCAAGCAGCTCGAGGTCGCGCTGCGTCAGAAGCGCGACGAGATCGGCAAGGAAGACGCGCTGCGCGAGCTCGAGACGCTGTCGATGACCTGGCGCGGCGATGCGATCGAGGTCAAGACGCTGCAGATGCTGTCGCAGCTGTATGCCGCGAACGGGCGCTATCGTGACGCGCTCACGGCGGCGCGCACCGCGACAAGGCTGCAGCCGAACGCCGAAGCTTCGCGCCAGGCACAGGACCTCGCCTCCGAGCTGTTCACGCAGATCTTCTTGGGTCCCAAGGGCGACGAGCTGCCGGTGGTCGAAGCGCTCGGCATGTTCTACGAGTTTCGCGAGCTGACGCCGATCGGCCGTCGCGGCGACGAGCTGATCCGGCGTCTCGCCGACCGTCTCGCCTCGATCGATCTGCTCGACCAGGCCGCCGAGCTCCTGCAATACCAGGTCGACCACCGCCTCGAAGGCGCCGCCCGCGCCCAGGTTGCCGCGCGCCTGTCGATGATCTATCTCGCCAACCGCAGGCCGGACAAGGCGATCTCGGCGTTGCGCGCAAGCCGCATCAGCGATCTCTCCGGCGAGCTCAGGCAGCAGCGCCTGCTGCTCGAAGCGCGCGCGCAGAGCGACGTCGGCCGTCACGATCTCGCGCTCGACATCGTCTCCAACGTCTCCGGGCGCGAGGTGCTCCGCCTGCGCTCCGACATCTTCTGGGCGGCGCGGCGCTGGCGCGAGTCCGCCGAGCAGATCGAGCTGTACTACGGCGAGCGTTTCCGCGACTTCAAGCCGCTCAACGCGGTGGAGAAGAGCGACATCATCCGCGCCGCCGTCGGCTACGCGCTCGCCGATGACTCGATCGGCCTGTCGCGCTTCCGCGAGAAATACGCGCCGTTGATGAGCGAGAGCGCCGACCGTCTCGCCTTCGACATCGCCAGCAAGCCGGCCGCGGCCTCCAGCGCCGAATTCGCCGAGATCGCCAAGCTCGCCGCCAGCGTCGACACGCTCGACGGCTTCCTGCGCGAGATGAAGCAGCGCTTCCCCGACGCCACGGCCCGCGCGCCGGCCTCGCCGCAGGCCAGGGACGAGAGCGACCACACCGGCTCGCTGCCCACGATCCCCGCCGTGCGGCAGATCAAGATGACGCGCTAG
- the fliP gene encoding flagellar type III secretion system pore protein FliP (The bacterial flagellar biogenesis protein FliP forms a type III secretion system (T3SS)-type pore required for flagellar assembly.) — protein MRLPALPRRVLFLSVLIGAASLAMPAHAQDISINLGGGGAGGGGVTERAIQLIALLTVLSIAPSILIMMTSFTRIVVVLSLLRTAMGTATAPPNSVIIALAMFLTFFVMGPVLQKSYDEGIRPLVANQVSVEDALQRASVPLRGFMQKNVREKDLKLFLDLSGEPPPATPDDLALRILVPAFMISELKRAFEIGFLLFLPFLIIDLVVASVLMSMGMMMLPPATISLPFKLIFFVLVDGWSLVAGSLVQSYGGG, from the coding sequence GTGAGGCTGCCGGCCCTCCCGCGTAGAGTTCTTTTTCTTTCTGTCCTGATCGGCGCGGCTTCGCTCGCGATGCCTGCGCATGCGCAGGACATCAGCATCAATCTCGGCGGCGGCGGTGCCGGCGGCGGCGGCGTTACCGAGCGCGCGATCCAGCTGATCGCGCTGCTCACGGTGCTGTCGATCGCGCCGTCGATCCTGATCATGATGACGTCGTTCACGCGCATCGTGGTCGTGCTGTCGCTGCTCCGCACCGCGATGGGTACGGCGACCGCGCCGCCGAACTCGGTGATCATTGCGCTCGCGATGTTCCTCACCTTCTTCGTGATGGGGCCGGTACTGCAAAAATCCTACGACGAGGGCATCCGTCCGCTCGTCGCCAACCAGGTCAGCGTCGAGGACGCGCTCCAGCGCGCCTCCGTCCCCTTGCGCGGCTTCATGCAGAAGAACGTGCGCGAGAAGGACCTCAAGCTGTTCCTCGACCTCTCCGGCGAGCCGCCGCCCGCCACCCCCGACGACCTCGCCCTGCGCATCCTCGTTCCCGCCTTCATGATCTCAGAGCTCAAGCGCGCCTTCGAGATCGGCTTCCTCTTGTTCCTGCCCTTCCTGATCATCGACCTCGTCGTCGCCTCTGTCTTGATGTCGATGGGCATGATGATGCTGCCGCCGGCGACGATCTCGCTGCCGTTCAAGCTGATCTTCTTCGTGCTGGTCGACGGCTGGTCGCTGGTGGCGGGGAGTTTGGTGCAGAGTTACGGGGGCGGGTAG
- a CDS encoding flagellar biosynthetic protein FliO, whose product MQGSPITFIVAFIVVLALIGVAAWLVRRFAGNRIGANTQRGRMPRLAVIDAAAVDGRRRLVLVRRDNVEHLLMIGGPTDIVVEPNIVRAAPGRDQLPQRANAAEPPRLAPMPDAGAWADEAPRPELLDHPEPQMPEPPPRPARPPFADEVRRPAPALAERRGEPALPGFPPEPMAPRPEREPRPEPLPPRIARSEPPLMPRPPRQSEPVKVPPVRAERAAAPPPPPVPQAAPVPPPAPAAAAPSSAEQNLAEMAQRLEAALRRPAGETVAPPVAPEPPAAPARVARGEPPAPPAPPPKPAAEKTSFENLEDEMASLLGRPKPSS is encoded by the coding sequence ATGCAAGGCAGCCCTATCACCTTCATCGTCGCGTTCATCGTCGTTCTGGCGTTGATCGGCGTCGCTGCATGGCTGGTTCGCCGATTCGCCGGCAACCGGATCGGCGCCAACACCCAGCGCGGCCGCATGCCCCGGCTCGCCGTGATCGATGCTGCCGCGGTCGATGGCCGGCGCCGCCTGGTGCTGGTCCGGCGCGACAATGTCGAGCATCTCCTGATGATCGGCGGCCCGACCGACATCGTCGTCGAGCCCAACATCGTGCGCGCCGCGCCCGGCCGTGACCAGCTCCCGCAGCGCGCCAACGCCGCCGAACCGCCGCGCCTCGCCCCCATGCCCGATGCCGGCGCCTGGGCCGACGAAGCGCCACGGCCCGAGCTGCTCGATCATCCCGAACCGCAGATGCCCGAGCCGCCGCCGCGGCCCGCGCGGCCGCCCTTCGCCGACGAAGTGCGCCGGCCCGCACCCGCTTTGGCCGAACGCCGTGGCGAGCCGGCCCTGCCCGGCTTTCCGCCGGAGCCGATGGCGCCGCGTCCCGAGCGCGAGCCGCGGCCAGAACCGCTTCCGCCGCGCATTGCCCGCAGCGAGCCGCCGCTGATGCCGCGTCCGCCGCGCCAGAGCGAGCCGGTGAAGGTCCCGCCGGTGCGCGCCGAGCGCGCAGCCGCGCCGCCGCCTCCGCCGGTGCCGCAGGCCGCGCCCGTTCCGCCGCCGGCACCCGCTGCCGCTGCGCCCTCGAGCGCCGAGCAGAATCTTGCCGAAATGGCGCAGCGGTTAGAGGCTGCCTTGCGCCGCCCGGCCGGCGAAACGGTCGCGCCCCCGGTTGCGCCGGAGCCGCCAGCCGCTCCGGCGCGCGTGGCGCGCGGCGAGCCGCCGGCACCCCCGGCCCCGCCGCCGAAGCCCGCCGCGGAGAAGACCAGTTTTGAAAATCTCGAAGACGAGATGGCCTCCCTGCTCGGCCGTCCGAAGCCGTCTTCGTGA
- the flgB gene encoding flagellar basal body rod protein FlgB: MSINDLPVLSALRTKMQWHQERQRVLSENVSNSDTPKFRPRDLVEPKLDKSGAVTGSMGPLAMTVTSASHMKPSGAASGFDQNKNAGFETRPAGNAVNLEEEMMKAASNQMDYAAATSLYSKSLHLLKTAIGKG, translated from the coding sequence ATGTCCATCAACGACCTCCCGGTGCTGTCGGCGCTTCGCACCAAGATGCAATGGCATCAGGAGCGCCAGCGCGTCCTGTCCGAGAACGTCTCCAACTCCGATACGCCCAAATTCCGGCCGCGCGACCTGGTCGAGCCGAAGCTCGACAAATCAGGCGCCGTCACGGGCTCGATGGGCCCGCTGGCGATGACCGTCACCAGCGCCTCGCACATGAAGCCGTCAGGCGCGGCCTCCGGATTCGACCAGAACAAGAACGCGGGCTTCGAGACCCGCCCCGCGGGCAATGCCGTCAATCTCGAGGAGGAGATGATGAAGGCGGCCAGCAACCAGATGGACTACGCGGCGGCGACCTCGCTCTATTCCAAGAGCCTGCATCTGCTCAAGACCGCGATCGGCAAGGGCTAG
- the flgC gene encoding flagellar basal body rod protein FlgC gives MANDSSDFARSMAIATSGLRAQAGRMRVISENIANADSTSQTAGGDPYRRKVPTFSSALDRTLDAQVVTLGKIKPDQSAFRVRYEPNNPAADATGNVKFPNVNSVVEMTDMRDAQRSYEANLNIISATRRMIQRTLDILKS, from the coding sequence ATGGCGAATGACAGCAGCGACTTTGCCCGCTCGATGGCGATCGCGACCTCCGGCCTGCGCGCGCAGGCCGGACGCATGCGGGTGATCTCGGAAAACATCGCGAACGCGGATTCGACCTCGCAGACCGCGGGCGGCGATCCCTACCGGCGTAAGGTTCCGACCTTTTCCTCCGCGCTCGACCGCACCCTCGATGCGCAGGTCGTCACCCTCGGCAAGATCAAGCCTGACCAGTCCGCCTTCCGTGTCAGATACGAGCCGAACAATCCGGCGGCGGACGCAACCGGCAACGTCAAATTTCCCAACGTGAACTCGGTGGTCGAGATGACCGACATGCGCGATGCGCAGCGGTCCTACGAGGCCAATCTCAACATCATCAGTGCGACGCGCCGGATGATCCAGCGCACGCTCGACATCCTCAAGAGCTGA
- the fliE gene encoding flagellar hook-basal body complex protein FliE has product MASPTIAANAYANLARVLENGGTGKGSEASGQSFASLLKDAVGSVMESGRKSDAQTVAMAAGKANVMDVVTAVADTDVAVSTLVSVRDRVIAAYEDIMKMPI; this is encoded by the coding sequence ATGGCATCACCGACAATCGCCGCGAACGCCTATGCCAACCTTGCCCGGGTGCTGGAGAACGGCGGTACCGGCAAGGGCAGCGAAGCGAGCGGGCAATCCTTCGCCTCGCTGCTGAAAGACGCCGTCGGCAGCGTCATGGAATCCGGCCGCAAGTCCGACGCGCAGACGGTGGCGATGGCCGCCGGCAAGGCCAACGTGATGGACGTGGTGACGGCAGTCGCCGACACCGACGTCGCCGTCTCCACGCTGGTGTCGGTCCGCGACCGCGTGATCGCCGCGTATGAAGACATCATGAAGATGCCGATCTGA
- the fliQ gene encoding flagellar biosynthesis protein FliQ, protein MTGPETLDVARDAIWTIVIVSSPLMVVGLVVGVIVSLFQALTQIQEQTLIYVPKILAIFATMLLALPFMADSLHAHMLRISSRIIGG, encoded by the coding sequence ATGACCGGACCTGAGACCCTCGACGTCGCGCGCGATGCGATCTGGACCATCGTGATCGTGTCCTCGCCGCTGATGGTGGTCGGCCTCGTGGTCGGCGTGATCGTGTCGCTGTTCCAGGCACTGACGCAGATCCAGGAGCAGACGCTGATCTACGTCCCGAAGATCCTGGCCATCTTCGCCACGATGCTACTAGCATTACCGTTCATGGCCGACTCGCTCCACGCCCACATGCTGCGGATCTCGTCGCGAATCATCGGCGGCTGA
- the fliR gene encoding flagellar biosynthetic protein FliR has translation MRIDVSLLPALAASFMLAFARVGAMVMLLPGLGETNIPTRIKLSIALLLTLIILPLHRNAYHVDMGSLAPLLVLMLHEIVIGIVLGATARVTLSALQVAGSVIAQQMGLGFVTSVDPTQGQQGVLVGNFLTMLGVTLLFATDSHHLVIAALNDSYSIFSPGETVSSGDVASLATRAFAAAFRLGLQLSGPFLVFGLVFNIGLGVLARLMPQMQVYFVGVPLSIFAGFLVLAVVLTAMMGTYLDYFIGVMHQMMPLK, from the coding sequence ATGCGCATCGACGTCTCGCTGCTGCCGGCGCTCGCCGCGTCCTTCATGCTCGCCTTCGCCCGGGTCGGTGCGATGGTGATGCTGCTGCCCGGTCTCGGCGAGACCAACATCCCGACGCGGATCAAGCTGTCGATCGCGCTGCTGCTGACGCTGATCATCCTGCCGCTGCATCGCAACGCCTACCACGTCGACATGGGGTCGCTGGCGCCGCTGCTGGTGCTGATGCTGCATGAGATCGTGATCGGCATCGTGCTGGGCGCGACCGCGCGCGTAACGCTGTCCGCGTTGCAGGTCGCGGGATCCGTGATCGCGCAGCAGATGGGACTCGGCTTCGTCACTTCGGTCGATCCGACGCAGGGACAGCAGGGCGTGCTGGTCGGCAACTTCCTGACCATGCTGGGAGTGACGCTGCTGTTCGCCACCGACAGCCATCACCTCGTCATCGCTGCGCTGAACGACAGCTACTCGATCTTCTCGCCGGGCGAGACGGTGTCGAGCGGGGATGTCGCTTCGCTCGCGACGCGAGCCTTCGCCGCCGCGTTCCGGCTCGGCCTGCAGCTCTCGGGGCCGTTTCTGGTGTTCGGCCTCGTCTTCAACATCGGATTGGGCGTGCTGGCGCGGCTGATGCCGCAGATGCAGGTCTATTTCGTCGGCGTGCCGCTGTCGATCTTCGCGGGCTTCCTGGTGCTCGCCGTGGTGCTCACCGCGATGATGGGCACCTATCTCGACTACTTCATCGGTGTGATGCACCAGATGATGCCGCTCAAGTAA